In the Pseudanabaena sp. PCC 7367 genome, one interval contains:
- the recN gene encoding DNA repair protein RecN: MLVSLKIQNFALIDSLELELYAGLNILTGETGAGKSIILDAIDAALGGKVSGRLLRAGEARAMIEATFSSNARIDKWLASQELEPLEDQNFVCSREITPRSNRTRLNGVVVNKSQIQALREQLVEITAQGQTSLIGKAAMQREWLDNFGGSSLLQQRQKVAKLYDISQASQAKLEERQNRDRSRLQQIDMLEYQLEELKTAQLEAPNELENLEQDRNRLAHSVELQQQSYEVYQKLYQAEDGLACADLLGEAESILAQMAAVDTTLEPILELVTSALTQVEEAGRQINTYGEEIESDPDQLDNIEARIRQLKQICRKYGTTLQEVINYQQKLQTELAELTDDGQSIEELEQQAQADYAILETACAKLTKLRQKAAHTLEQRIVATLQSLAMEKVQFKVSLSPIAPTAYGADRLAFEFSPNPGEPLQPLDQIGSGGEISRFLLALKTSFAESDPVGTMIFDEIDTGVSGRVSQAIALQLFQLSRSHQVLCVTHQPIIAAIADRHFHVSKHVQAETADPGANGVNRTSSTAGSTNVNGKRKTANSSQSDKSNQLKNSKSDAAKSTANNHQPEQTSIQSTKSKSTTKANQANQQERTIVKVQLLQQDQRKQELAQLAGGVSFTVTNTSSTTTRKKPRGKSNSKSATKSKSNTAATELVTATETTPDSAIAFAESLLRQADILKKQVVG, from the coding sequence ATGCTCGTTAGCCTCAAGATTCAAAACTTTGCCCTGATCGATAGCCTGGAGCTAGAACTTTATGCTGGCCTAAACATTCTCACGGGTGAAACAGGGGCGGGGAAGTCGATCATCCTTGATGCGATCGATGCGGCGCTGGGGGGCAAAGTATCGGGGCGATTGCTCAGAGCCGGTGAAGCACGAGCAATGATCGAAGCCACTTTTAGTAGTAATGCCAGGATCGACAAATGGCTAGCCAGTCAAGAGCTAGAACCCCTCGAAGACCAAAACTTTGTCTGTAGCCGCGAAATCACACCCCGTAGCAATCGCACCAGGCTTAATGGTGTGGTGGTAAACAAGTCACAAATTCAAGCCCTGCGGGAGCAACTGGTGGAAATCACTGCCCAGGGGCAAACCTCATTGATCGGCAAAGCCGCCATGCAACGGGAATGGCTAGATAACTTTGGTGGCAGCAGCCTGTTGCAACAACGCCAAAAAGTAGCCAAGTTGTATGACATCAGCCAAGCTTCGCAAGCAAAACTGGAGGAGCGCCAAAACCGCGATCGCTCTCGCCTCCAGCAGATCGACATGCTTGAATATCAACTGGAGGAGTTAAAAACTGCTCAGCTAGAAGCCCCCAACGAGTTGGAAAACCTGGAGCAGGATCGCAATCGGCTTGCCCACAGTGTTGAACTGCAACAGCAAAGTTATGAGGTCTATCAAAAGCTCTACCAGGCGGAAGATGGTCTGGCCTGTGCGGATTTGCTGGGCGAGGCAGAATCAATTTTGGCGCAGATGGCCGCAGTTGATACCACATTGGAACCAATTTTAGAACTGGTTACCAGTGCCCTCACTCAAGTAGAGGAAGCCGGTCGCCAGATTAATACCTATGGCGAAGAGATCGAAAGCGATCCCGATCAACTGGACAACATCGAAGCCCGCATTCGGCAACTCAAGCAAATCTGTCGTAAATATGGCACTACGCTGCAAGAGGTAATTAACTATCAGCAAAAACTGCAAACCGAGCTAGCCGAGTTAACCGATGATGGCCAATCGATCGAAGAATTAGAGCAACAGGCCCAAGCCGATTATGCAATCCTGGAGACTGCCTGCGCTAAGCTAACCAAATTGCGCCAGAAGGCTGCCCACACCCTGGAACAAAGGATCGTGGCCACGCTTCAATCATTGGCGATGGAAAAGGTACAGTTTAAAGTGAGCCTTTCGCCGATCGCGCCGACTGCCTATGGTGCCGATCGATTGGCATTTGAATTTAGCCCCAACCCTGGCGAACCATTGCAACCACTAGATCAAATTGGCTCCGGTGGTGAGATCAGCCGCTTTTTATTAGCGCTTAAGACCAGCTTTGCGGAAAGCGATCCAGTGGGTACGATGATTTTTGATGAGATCGATACTGGCGTTTCTGGTCGGGTATCCCAGGCGATCGCCCTGCAACTTTTTCAGCTTAGCCGCTCCCACCAGGTACTTTGCGTTACTCACCAGCCAATTATTGCCGCGATCGCCGATCGGCATTTCCATGTTTCTAAGCATGTTCAAGCGGAAACTGCTGATCCTGGTGCTAATGGTGTCAATAGGACTAGCTCAACTGCTGGATCTACTAATGTTAATGGCAAACGTAAAACAGCTAATTCTAGTCAGTCTGATAAATCCAATCAGCTTAAAAATAGCAAGTCTGACGCGGCCAAATCCACTGCTAATAATCATCAGCCTGAGCAAACCTCGATTCAATCTACTAAATCTAAATCAACCACCAAAGCTAATCAGGCCAACCAGCAAGAGCGCACGATCGTCAAAGTGCAGTTATTGCAGCAAGATCAGCGCAAACAAGAATTGGCTCAACTGGCTGGTGGCGTGAGTTTTACGGTCACTAACACCAGTAGTACCACCACCCGCAAAAAGCCCAGGGGGAAAAGCAATAGCAAGTCTGCGACTAAATCCAAATCAAATACTGCTGCTACCGAGCTAGTGACGGCAACGGAAACCACCCCAGATAGTGCGATCGCCTTTGCTGAGTCTTTGCTGCGCCAAGCCGATATCCTTAAAAAACAAGTTGTGGGTTAA
- a CDS encoding KTSC domain-containing protein, which yields MERKSVSSSNLASVGYAPDTQILEVEFMNGGLYQYSSVPQSVYAGLMSASSHGSYFNQYVRNVYSYQKIR from the coding sequence ATGGAAAGAAAGAGCGTGTCATCATCTAATCTTGCATCTGTAGGATATGCCCCAGATACTCAAATACTTGAGGTTGAATTCATGAATGGTGGACTCTATCAATATTCATCTGTTCCACAATCAGTCTACGCTGGTTTAATGTCTGCTAGCTCGCATGGTTCATATTTCAACCAATATGTCAGAAATGTATATTCTTATCAAAAGATTCGTTGA
- a CDS encoding FecR family protein, with protein sequence MKLSKLVGLGLTSLAVSSLVAATAISQTFSDRRGVATNPAAASKQNLKQAKKAIAKVELIEARPVLIKPSGASRERPARVGMNLRIADVIRTARNGRTQVEFDNGVAFRIGGNSILEIQPQNQLKFNKGNMITWVKPGRKVPAKIITPVATAAIRGTTAFVEIPEDVETKGIRIFSWEGDVAVSLNSDPSQEVLLTTGEELIIMPDATELPPVRRLSMEEWQNRIGKADFLHSFDDPLPTLPTINQLLPGQSSPEDPVPGAEME encoded by the coding sequence ATGAAACTTTCTAAACTAGTCGGACTTGGTTTAACCAGCCTTGCGGTCAGCTCACTAGTTGCTGCTACCGCGATCTCACAAACTTTCAGCGATCGCCGTGGGGTTGCTACTAACCCAGCCGCCGCATCGAAGCAAAATCTTAAGCAAGCAAAGAAAGCGATCGCCAAAGTAGAGCTAATTGAAGCCAGGCCAGTTTTAATTAAGCCCAGCGGCGCTAGCCGCGAAAGACCCGCCAGAGTAGGCATGAATCTAAGGATCGCTGACGTAATTCGCACCGCCCGGAATGGCCGTACCCAGGTGGAATTTGATAACGGTGTAGCATTTCGGATTGGCGGTAACTCAATTTTAGAAATTCAACCCCAAAACCAGCTCAAGTTCAACAAGGGCAATATGATTACCTGGGTAAAACCAGGGCGCAAAGTACCGGCCAAAATTATTACCCCAGTAGCGACGGCCGCAATCCGAGGGACGACAGCATTTGTGGAAATCCCAGAGGATGTAGAAACCAAGGGGATTAGAATTTTCTCCTGGGAAGGAGACGTGGCGGTCAGCCTCAATAGCGATCCCAGCCAGGAAGTTTTGCTCACCACGGGTGAAGAATTAATTATTATGCCCGATGCGACGGAATTGCCCCCAGTGCGGCGATTGAGCATGGAGGAATGGCAGAATCGAATTGGCAAGGCTGATTTCCTGCATAGCTTTGATGATCCACTGCCCACCCTACCTACGATCAATCAACTTCTGCCAGGTCAGTCTAGCCCAGAAGATCCAGTGCCTGGCGCAGAGATGGAATAG
- a CDS encoding pentapeptide repeat-containing protein, whose product MKLTVFIATLCTATIANLTIGAIAKAENPAHVNRLIMTRQCPYCDLYRANLSLANLRGANLLGADMYSVDLKLSDLREANLAAANLYAADLRGADLTGAILAGADLGEAKLCGAIMPDGIKSKEGCPPEKKPNQETIRFEREEKE is encoded by the coding sequence ATGAAGTTAACTGTTTTTATCGCAACTCTCTGTACGGCCACGATCGCTAATTTGACTATTGGTGCGATCGCCAAGGCTGAGAACCCTGCCCATGTAAATCGCTTGATCATGACCAGGCAATGCCCCTACTGCGATCTCTATCGGGCTAATCTCAGTCTCGCCAATTTGCGCGGTGCTAATTTACTCGGTGCGGATATGTATAGTGTCGATCTTAAGTTGTCTGACTTGCGTGAGGCGAATCTGGCGGCGGCTAATCTATATGCAGCAGATCTCAGGGGCGCTGATCTGACTGGGGCGATCCTGGCTGGGGCGGATTTGGGCGAAGCAAAGCTATGTGGCGCGATCATGCCCGATGGAATTAAATCAAAAGAGGGCTGCCCACCGGAGAAGAAGCCCAATCAAGAAACAATTCGATTTGAACGGGAAGAGAAAGAATAG
- a CDS encoding rhodanese-like domain-containing protein, with protein MTKTISRQQIKSLLDDHAELTLVEALPLKYYRKHHLPGAINLPHDQTQELAPELLPDHDALIVVYCANGACTNSGIAAAALTNLGYTNVAEYVEGKQDWLEAGLPLESGR; from the coding sequence ATGACAAAAACTATTTCGCGCCAGCAAATCAAGTCGCTTCTAGACGATCATGCTGAGCTGACTCTGGTTGAAGCATTGCCGCTTAAATATTACCGCAAGCATCATCTGCCAGGGGCAATCAATCTCCCCCACGATCAAACCCAGGAACTTGCCCCGGAATTGCTGCCGGATCATGATGCCCTGATTGTGGTTTATTGCGCTAATGGGGCTTGCACAAATTCTGGCATTGCGGCTGCAGCTTTAACTAATCTGGGCTATACCAACGTGGCCGAGTATGTGGAAGGGAAACAGGATTGGCTTGAGGCGGGTTTACCCCTTGAATCCGGTAGATAA
- a CDS encoding GUN4 domain-containing protein has product MQLNTFEALEQQLQSGQWQQADRLTWQIMLTIALQQEQEYLALATVQRNLLMVLEPREYLTEKDLTMFPCHDLSQINQLWCKYSNAHFGFSVQRQIWQQLAGDYMAVGDRLGWRFNGIWQEYETISFSLAAPIGHLPWWGTLVFDNWWLGGFWMEAIANRLVVCEL; this is encoded by the coding sequence ATGCAGCTAAATACATTTGAAGCGTTAGAGCAACAATTACAATCGGGGCAATGGCAACAAGCCGATCGCCTTACCTGGCAAATCATGCTAACGATCGCACTGCAACAGGAGCAAGAATATTTAGCTTTAGCAACGGTGCAGCGGAATTTATTAATGGTACTGGAGCCACGGGAATATTTAACCGAGAAAGATTTAACCATGTTTCCCTGTCATGATTTAAGCCAAATTAATCAACTCTGGTGCAAATATAGCAATGCTCACTTTGGCTTTAGTGTCCAGCGCCAGATCTGGCAACAACTGGCGGGTGATTATATGGCGGTGGGCGATCGCCTGGGTTGGCGGTTTAATGGCATTTGGCAGGAATATGAAACCATTAGTTTTTCCCTGGCTGCACCAATTGGCCATCTACCCTGGTGGGGTACTTTGGTATTTGATAACTGGTGGCTGGGGGGATTTTGGATGGAAGCGATCGCCAATCGTCTAGTTGTCTGCGAGCTTTAA
- the tkt gene encoding transketolase: MAVATQTLEQLCINTIRFLSIDAVEKAKSGHPGLPMGAAPMAFTLFDRYLKFNPKNPKWVDRDRFVLSAGHGCMLQYSLLHLTGYDSVPLDQIKQFRQWGSVTPGHPENFETAGVEVTTGPLGQGVGNAVGLAIAEAHLAARFNKPGHNIVDHYTYVILGDGCNMEGVASEAASLAGHLKLGKLIMMYDDNHISIDGSTDLAFTEDVGKRYEAYGWHVQYVKEGNEDLDGIAKAIEAAKTISDKPSLIVVTTTIGYGSPGKAGTAGVHGAALGGDEVVATRKNLGWEYEPFEVPEDALKRFRTAIDKGATAEAAWNDRFAAYEKAYPAEAAQFKQMTAGELPDGWQKALEPIKQNEKSTRLLSQDCLNALMPVLPGLLGGSADLAHSNMTVLKDYPDFQAGTYAGRNFRFGVREHGMGAVLNGMDLHGGLVPYGATFLVFADYMRGAIRLSALSETGVIYIMTHDSIMLGEDGPTHQPVETLASLRAIPNLLVLRPADANETVGSYEVAIASRKRPSLLAFTRQGVKNLAGTSSEGVKKGGYTVVEAANPDLILIATGSELALAVNAAESLKGEGKSVRVVSLPCWKLFDEQPQAYRDSVLTPGTKRVSVEASASFGWHKYVGSEGATVSIDTFGASAPGPTCYKEFGFTVENVIATCKKVLG, encoded by the coding sequence ATGGCTGTAGCGACCCAAACCCTAGAACAACTCTGCATAAATACAATTAGATTTTTATCGATCGATGCCGTAGAGAAGGCAAAATCCGGACACCCTGGTTTACCAATGGGTGCTGCTCCTATGGCCTTTACCCTTTTCGATCGCTACCTTAAGTTCAACCCCAAGAATCCCAAATGGGTCGATCGTGATCGGTTTGTGCTCTCCGCTGGGCATGGTTGCATGTTGCAATATTCCTTGCTCCATCTAACTGGCTATGACAGTGTCCCCCTCGATCAAATTAAGCAATTCCGGCAATGGGGTAGCGTCACTCCCGGCCACCCCGAAAACTTTGAAACCGCTGGGGTTGAGGTAACCACTGGGCCACTTGGTCAAGGCGTTGGTAATGCAGTGGGCTTGGCGATCGCGGAAGCGCATCTGGCTGCTCGTTTCAATAAGCCCGGTCATAATATTGTCGATCACTACACCTATGTGATTTTGGGTGATGGTTGCAACATGGAAGGGGTAGCCTCGGAAGCTGCTTCTCTGGCTGGCCACCTCAAGCTAGGCAAGTTGATCATGATGTATGACGACAATCATATTTCGATCGACGGTAGCACTGACCTGGCCTTTACTGAAGATGTGGGTAAGCGCTATGAAGCCTATGGTTGGCATGTGCAATATGTTAAAGAAGGCAACGAAGACCTGGATGGCATTGCCAAGGCGATCGAAGCGGCTAAAACCATCAGCGACAAGCCCAGCTTGATTGTGGTGACCACTACTATTGGTTATGGTTCTCCGGGCAAGGCTGGTACTGCTGGCGTGCATGGTGCCGCCCTCGGTGGTGATGAAGTGGTTGCTACGCGCAAGAATCTAGGCTGGGAGTACGAGCCATTTGAAGTCCCCGAAGATGCCTTAAAGCGGTTTAGAACTGCGATCGACAAGGGCGCTACAGCAGAGGCCGCATGGAACGATCGCTTTGCTGCCTATGAAAAAGCCTATCCAGCGGAAGCGGCTCAGTTTAAGCAAATGACGGCTGGTGAATTGCCCGACGGCTGGCAAAAGGCGCTGGAGCCAATCAAGCAAAACGAAAAATCAACCCGTTTGCTATCGCAGGATTGCTTGAATGCATTAATGCCAGTATTGCCTGGTTTGTTGGGCGGCTCGGCTGACCTGGCACACTCCAATATGACCGTATTGAAAGACTACCCTGACTTCCAAGCTGGAACCTATGCAGGTCGCAATTTCCGGTTTGGCGTGCGTGAGCATGGTATGGGTGCGGTGCTCAACGGTATGGACTTGCATGGTGGCCTGGTTCCCTATGGTGCTACCTTCTTGGTATTTGCCGACTACATGCGTGGCGCGATCCGCCTCTCGGCTTTGTCTGAAACCGGCGTGATTTACATCATGACCCACGATTCGATCATGCTGGGTGAAGATGGTCCCACCCACCAACCAGTAGAAACCCTGGCTTCCTTGCGAGCAATCCCTAACTTGCTGGTATTGCGCCCCGCCGATGCCAATGAAACCGTTGGTTCCTACGAAGTGGCGATCGCATCGCGTAAGCGCCCATCCTTGCTAGCCTTTACCCGTCAAGGCGTGAAGAACCTGGCTGGCACTTCTTCAGAAGGGGTCAAAAAAGGTGGTTATACGGTAGTAGAAGCTGCTAACCCTGACTTAATTTTGATCGCCACTGGCTCTGAGTTAGCATTGGCGGTGAATGCGGCAGAAAGCCTCAAGGGTGAAGGCAAGTCGGTGAGAGTAGTATCGCTCCCTTGCTGGAAGCTGTTCGATGAGCAGCCCCAGGCATATCGTGATTCGGTACTAACCCCTGGCACCAAGCGGGTTTCGGTTGAAGCCTCGGCGAGCTTTGGCTGGCACAAGTATGTGGGCAGTGAAGGCGCTACGGTTAGCATCGATACCTTTGGTGCTTCGGCTCCTGGCCCTACTTGCTACAAGGAGTTTGGCTTCACGGTTGAAAATGTGATCGCTACTTGCAAAAAAGTGTTGGGTTAA
- a CDS encoding DUF751 family protein, with amino-acid sequence MKDFFKNVFRYFTYFITIVLGIATASIEPLLPLLKRPVTAVALITATVSAFIGLTLVLRAMLGLDLA; translated from the coding sequence ATGAAAGATTTTTTTAAAAACGTTTTTCGCTACTTCACCTACTTCATCACGATCGTGTTGGGGATTGCCACCGCTTCGATCGAGCCTTTGTTGCCATTGCTAAAACGTCCGGTTACGGCAGTTGCCTTGATCACCGCTACGGTGAGTGCCTTTATTGGCCTTACCTTAGTTTTGCGAGCCATGCTGGGTTTAGATCTTGCCTAG
- a CDS encoding DUF6464 family protein has protein sequence MIALILILLLSLLPGLFSIWILSQGQAYRPRSLARTRHRHNSRRVADRFYLRLAETAPSRLLPAADPEISYIKGIGYFIGDRSCIYNAKSRYIRCTVNPDGPCQGCKHYQKPGPEPKQKAKAKS, from the coding sequence ATGATTGCATTGATCCTAATTTTGCTCCTCAGCCTCCTCCCCGGTCTATTCTCCATCTGGATCCTAAGCCAGGGACAAGCATATCGGCCACGATCGCTCGCTCGCACCAGACATCGACACAATTCGCGTCGGGTTGCCGATCGCTTCTATTTGCGATTAGCCGAGACAGCCCCATCCAGGTTACTACCTGCCGCCGACCCGGAAATTTCCTACATCAAAGGGATCGGCTATTTCATTGGCGATCGCAGTTGTATATACAATGCCAAATCCCGCTACATCAGGTGTACTGTCAATCCCGATGGCCCTTGTCAGGGTTGTAAACATTATCAAAAGCCAGGACCAGAGCCAAAGCAGAAAGCCAAAGCAAAAAGTTAG
- a CDS encoding CHASE2 domain-containing protein, with product MLNQFWHHPNQVWQKYRRSLTTTMSILAVSGVILSLRSIGALMPLELKEWDYLLRLQPKQATSDRITIVEISELDLQQRGEWPWQDQAFAQLIEIIDAADPAVIGIDKYLDIPVGSGRAELIAAQAKAGNVVNATLLSLDRAETVELPPDLAAVSSYGFVNVPKDAGEVVRRALLVADYESFAFTIAQDYLIQHDIKIIFDPDRVEFAIHGPAGKRVIPRLDPNYGGYHKIDANGYQVMLNYRGAPGSFRHVSAVDVLSGRLHPDLFRDRIVLIGITAISVNDFHPTPFSLGEHVMFGVEINAHIIDQILAAALDDRPFIQAAPDYAEAIWILVWTAAGAIAAALIPNTFKKLGVLVVLCLSLVAVVYLAFSQAWWLPFFPAILGLAIAHGLVITAEYTQSQADRQLLVSLFSRHVSSELVELIWQHRDQFLTEGRIVGQEVFVTVLFTDMRNFSTTAEVQPPHEVLWWLNEYLGTIATEVLAHGGMVDKYIGDSVMAVFGVPIPHRHASEWQQDADNAITAAISIGQKLQAMNQVWQAQGRPNIVTGIGVNSGKVIAGSIGSTARMEYSVVGDVVNIAARLENLNKQVDGGEYHILIGAETADLLTPQSFELDFVGDYALKGRCQETPVYRVLGHVEEATKQPEAEI from the coding sequence ATGCTCAACCAATTTTGGCATCATCCCAATCAAGTCTGGCAGAAATATCGGCGATCGCTTACTACCACCATGTCAATCCTGGCAGTATCCGGGGTGATTTTATCGCTGCGTAGCATTGGTGCGCTGATGCCGTTGGAGCTAAAGGAATGGGACTATTTATTGCGATTGCAGCCAAAGCAGGCAACTAGCGATCGGATCACGATCGTCGAAATCAGCGAACTCGATCTGCAACAGCGGGGTGAATGGCCCTGGCAAGATCAAGCCTTTGCCCAATTAATTGAAATTATTGATGCCGCTGATCCGGCTGTAATTGGGATTGATAAATATCTAGATATTCCCGTGGGTTCGGGGCGCGCCGAGTTAATTGCAGCGCAGGCTAAAGCTGGTAATGTGGTGAATGCAACGCTGTTATCCCTTGACCGAGCTGAGACCGTAGAACTACCACCGGATCTAGCGGCGGTAAGTAGTTATGGTTTCGTGAACGTGCCCAAGGATGCGGGCGAGGTGGTGCGGCGAGCGCTTTTGGTGGCTGACTATGAATCATTCGCCTTCACGATCGCTCAGGATTATCTAATCCAGCACGATATTAAAATTATATTTGATCCCGATCGGGTTGAATTTGCCATCCATGGCCCTGCTGGTAAGCGAGTGATTCCCCGCCTCGATCCTAACTATGGTGGATATCACAAAATTGATGCCAATGGCTATCAGGTGATGCTTAATTATCGCGGCGCACCTGGCTCATTTAGGCATGTTTCAGCGGTGGATGTATTGTCAGGGCGATTGCATCCCGATCTATTCCGCGATCGAATCGTGTTAATTGGCATTACCGCGATCAGCGTCAATGATTTTCATCCCACGCCCTTTAGTTTGGGTGAGCATGTGATGTTTGGCGTGGAAATCAATGCCCACATCATTGATCAGATTTTAGCTGCTGCATTGGACGATCGACCATTTATTCAAGCTGCACCTGATTATGCCGAAGCAATCTGGATTTTGGTCTGGACTGCCGCTGGCGCGATCGCCGCTGCCCTGATTCCCAATACCTTCAAAAAACTGGGCGTGTTGGTAGTTTTATGCCTGAGCCTGGTTGCAGTTGTTTATTTGGCCTTTAGCCAAGCCTGGTGGCTGCCCTTCTTTCCGGCGATTCTGGGTTTAGCGATCGCCCACGGTTTGGTCATAACTGCCGAATATACCCAATCGCAAGCCGATCGCCAATTATTAGTTAGCCTCTTTTCGCGGCATGTGTCATCGGAGCTAGTGGAGCTAATCTGGCAGCATCGTGATCAGTTTTTAACCGAAGGGCGGATTGTTGGCCAAGAAGTATTTGTAACGGTTTTATTTACAGATATGCGTAATTTCAGCACCACCGCCGAAGTGCAGCCGCCCCACGAGGTGCTCTGGTGGTTGAATGAATATCTGGGCACGATCGCCACTGAGGTTCTGGCACACGGTGGCATGGTGGATAAATATATTGGTGATTCGGTGATGGCTGTGTTTGGCGTGCCCATTCCCCACCGCCATGCATCGGAATGGCAGCAGGATGCCGATAATGCGATTACTGCGGCGATCTCGATCGGCCAAAAGCTCCAGGCCATGAATCAAGTTTGGCAAGCCCAGGGACGACCAAATATTGTCACTGGCATTGGGGTTAATTCCGGCAAGGTGATCGCCGGTAGTATTGGCAGCACCGCCCGAATGGAATATTCAGTGGTGGGGGATGTGGTGAATATTGCGGCGCGACTGGAGAACTTGAATAAACAGGTAGATGGCGGCGAGTACCATATTTTGATTGGTGCGGAAACGGCAGATTTACTCACCCCACAATCTTTTGAGCTTGACTTTGTCGGTGATTATGCACTGAAGGGACGGTGTCAGGAAACTCCGGTATATAGGGTCTTGGGGCATGTGGAGGAGGCCACCAAGCAACCAGAAGCTGAGATATAG
- a CDS encoding response regulator yields MRNKPETINILVAENDPADRLLIHKSLAEREENFNIHFVTNEAELLAYLYHRDQYAKPASSPTPHLILLDLNLPHRGQKAALEEIKAHPQLKLIPVIGLTPTQSDKELFCNYQPGGSSYISKPTCFEEMVDLLEIIDRYWFELVKLPDRRLIDSFE; encoded by the coding sequence ATGCGCAATAAACCTGAGACGATCAACATATTAGTAGCAGAGAATGATCCGGCCGATCGGCTACTAATTCATAAATCCCTGGCTGAAAGAGAGGAAAACTTTAACATTCACTTTGTGACCAATGAAGCAGAGTTACTGGCATATTTATATCACCGGGATCAATATGCTAAACCGGCTAGCTCGCCAACTCCGCATTTGATTTTATTGGATCTAAATTTGCCCCATCGAGGCCAAAAAGCAGCGCTAGAGGAAATTAAAGCACATCCCCAGTTAAAGCTTATTCCGGTAATTGGTCTCACCCCAACCCAAAGCGATAAAGAGCTTTTCTGTAATTATCAGCCTGGTGGTAGTTCATATATATCAAAACCAACCTGCTTTGAAGAAATGGTTGATTTATTGGAAATAATCGATCGCTATTGGTTTGAATTGGTCAAATTACCCGATCGGCGATTAATTGATTCCTTTGAATAA
- a CDS encoding transporter substrate-binding domain-containing protein, with product MTNWPNWQKVLLPLLPLTIATNLFGLAVGVITPAAAIGADWATIQKRGYLVVGVKDNLPPLGFRNEADQLVGLEIDIAKRLAQELLGDETLVEFVPLANRDRLDALWSDRVDIVIAQITLTNNRARLVDFTLPYYTDGMALVARKGRESDDFNRSARIAVLGGSANITALQYYFPTADLIGVDSYQSGLAALQTNQVDAFAGDRSVLSFWLQSHPEFVAIEQNLAPTSLAIAMPKGLQYQELRHGVYAQIEQWRESGWLRERADHWGLP from the coding sequence ATGACAAATTGGCCTAACTGGCAAAAAGTTCTATTACCCTTATTACCCTTGACGATTGCGACCAATCTATTTGGTCTGGCAGTTGGTGTAATTACTCCTGCTGCCGCGATCGGTGCAGATTGGGCAACGATCCAAAAACGCGGCTATTTAGTGGTGGGGGTGAAAGATAACCTGCCACCATTGGGGTTTAGAAATGAAGCGGATCAGTTAGTGGGCTTAGAAATTGATATTGCTAAACGCCTGGCCCAAGAGCTATTGGGAGATGAAACATTAGTGGAGTTTGTGCCGCTGGCGAACCGCGATCGCCTTGATGCCCTCTGGAGCGATCGGGTGGATATTGTAATCGCCCAGATCACCCTCACCAATAATCGCGCCCGTTTGGTAGATTTTACCCTGCCCTATTACACCGATGGAATGGCTTTGGTCGCTAGAAAAGGCCGTGAATCAGATGATTTCAATCGATCGGCTCGTATTGCTGTCCTGGGTGGCTCGGCCAACATTACAGCATTGCAATATTACTTTCCCACCGCAGATTTAATCGGTGTGGATTCCTATCAGTCTGGTCTGGCTGCGTTGCAAACCAATCAAGTAGATGCGTTTGCTGGCGATCGTAGTGTGCTTTCTTTTTGGCTCCAGTCCCATCCTGAATTTGTGGCCATAGAGCAAAATTTAGCGCCTACCAGTCTAGCGATCGCTATGCCCAAAGGGTTGCAGTACCAAGAATTAAGACATGGAGTCTATGCACAAATCGAACAATGGCGTGAATCGGGCTGGCTGAGGGAGCGGGCTGATCATTGGGGTTTGCCCTAA